The nucleotide sequence CCAGACGGCTCGAATCAGGGCATCTTCTTATGTAACCCTCGAGATCGAGAAAGAGAAGCTTGAGGCTATTTACCCGGCTCTCTATTTCAACGATCAAGTAGTTAATTGTGACTGTACAAGAGGAAAATATGATATTATGTTGCTGATGAAGGGTAGCAGCTTTAGTGAGATCGGCAACACTATAAAGAATAAATTCAAATCACTTGACGGTGTGTTGCGGATCAAGGAATGGCCTATAATTACCCTCTTTGAGACGTAATACCTGATAGTAACTATTCAGTGCTACTTGACCCTGGTGACCCCGGCCCTCTCCGCGGGATACCGGGGTTTGGCTGTTAAGGGCTTCAGCTTCCATATTGCCGAACCCATGCAAAACATGCAGGAGAGAATACATTATGAGGGAGATTATTTATGCTACAGAATGAAACCATGAAACAAGAAGAATATGGCGCAAGCAAGTTCTCCAATTTCAAGATTGAGTTATGGAAGTATCAGGGCGAATTGGGCGCACTTATCCCGCTTCTTCAATCTGCCCAGGAGACATACGGGTATATACCTGAATCGGCGATTGATTACATAAGTGAGATAGTAGGCATACCTTCAGCCGACATTTACGGAGTAATTACTTTTTATGCACAGTTCCGGTTAAAACCGCAGGGAAAAAACATTATCAAGGTTTGTGACGGGACTG is from Pseudomonadota bacterium and encodes:
- the nuoE gene encoding NADH-quinone oxidoreductase subunit NuoE, coding for MLQNETMKQEEYGASKFSNFKIELWKYQGELGALIPLLQSAQETYGYIPESAIDYISEIVGIPSADIYGVITFYAQFRLKPQGKNIIKVCDGTACHVNSSTAIIRTLENELQITNDETTEDGLFTLQKVACLGCCSLSPVIMVNSETYGLLTPKKVQEILKEYKENGKGEH